The following are encoded together in the Chaetodon auriga isolate fChaAug3 chromosome 6, fChaAug3.hap1, whole genome shotgun sequence genome:
- the tmem138 gene encoding transmembrane protein 138, whose protein sequence is MLQTGNYSLVLLIQLTLLAYDLFVNSFSELLRGAPVVQLVLFIIQDIAILFNVIIILLMMLNTYMFQVGLVSLLLERFRALLIFSALYLTLSICFHCWVLNLRWLESNRFVWTDGLQALFVFQRTAAVLYYYLYKRTAEYMGDPRLYEDSMWLRDAFARARQ, encoded by the exons ATGCTCCAGACTGGTAACTACTCTCTGGTGCTGCTCATCCAGCTGACACTGTTGGCCTATGACCTCTTCGTCAACTCCTTCAGTGAACTCCTGAGAGGAGCGCCCGTCGTCCAGCTAGTGCTTTTCAT CATCCAGGACATCGCCATCTTGTTCAACGTGATCATCATTCTGCTGATGATGTTAAACACCTACATGTTCCAGGTGGGCCTGGTgtccctgctgctggagaggttCAGGGCTCTGCTGATATTCTCAGCTCTTTACCTGACCCTCAGCATCTGCTTCCACTGCTGGGTGTTG AATCTTAGATGGCTCGAGTCAAACCGTTTTGTTTGGACAGATGGTCTTCAAGCTCTTTTTGTATTCCAGAGAACAG CGGCAGTGTTGTATTACTACTTATACAAACGCACAGCAGAGTACATGGGTGACCCGAGGCTGTATGAGGACTCTATGTGGCTCCGTGATGCCTTTGCCAGAGCTCGTCAGTGA